The Eptesicus fuscus isolate TK198812 chromosome 20, DD_ASM_mEF_20220401, whole genome shotgun sequence genome contains the following window.
CGTCTGCAGCCCAGCCCTACAGCATGTCAGTCATGGTCCCTGACTTGCGGCCCCAGGGGCTCGCCAAGAAGACCTCGCCCTGGGGCTCAGCTTCTTCTGCAGGTGTATTTCCTACTTAAATTAAAGCCCGAACTCAGTTCTCCAAAAGGGTGAAAGCTACGAGCGGCACGTGGTTTATGGTGGCTCTTCGTGATTGGCCTGGTGCTTTCCCAGGCCTTCCAGGCGCCAGGCTCCTGTCTCGCCCTTCTGTCCAGATGAGCCAGCTGTGTGGGTGTTTGGCTGAAGCAGTGTCCATTTTTATTCGCAGAGACGTTCTATTTCACTTTGTGTTTGCTAGAAGGAATGTGGTCATGTTACTCCCAGCTGCTGCCTTTGGGGTTTCAGCTGCTCGGGTGCGGGGGCCGGTGGCAGAACTCGGACTTTTTTCCTCTGGGGCAGCCTCACTGATGACGCCCTGATGAGTCACCGAGATCCGGCGACTGGGGCCTTGCCGGTCCCAGCGAATTCTTCTTCCGCTGAGGAGGGCCGCGCGGTCACTCCAGAGGCTTGGGTTCTTGGCACTGAGTGGTGGAGGGGCCGTGTGTTCACCGTGTCCTTGTTTTATCAGCTCATCAACATCGGGTCTTCCTATAACTATGGGAACGAGGACCAGGCCGAATTCCTCTGTGTCGTCTCCAGAGAACTAAATAATTCCACCAACGGCATCGTCATAGAGCCGAGCGAGAAGGCGAAGGTAAGAGGCCGCTCCCCAGAGTCTGCGAGGGACCCGTTTGCTGCCCCAGGGGCCCTGTCTCGTTCCTTCCCGTCCCTTCTCAAGGCAGCTTTGCGGTTCTCCTTCACTTGGGTCTTTGGATTGTTGTAATTTAAATCAAGATTTaggagcagtgggaggggctAGGAAACACACAGAAAAGAGCAGAGTGTTCCCAGCCTCTGTCGAATCCGTGAAAAGGAAAGGCTTATCCCTCTAATCCCCCAAGGTCGGCATTCTGAACCTCAGCGTGGGAAGTACGGTAAGTCGCCGTTATTCTTTGAAACTGTTCTGTTTTTCCTGCCTCAAGAAGAAAGGTGTTAGGTTACCTTTGTGGCTTCAGTTACTGGAAAAGAGTTGTACACAGTTACCTTTCCCTCCAGCGGGGCcccctgaaacacacacacacacttgtaagTGGCCCACAGGTGGTGTGCCTGACCCGTTCccggagcagggagaggtggtcCCACAGCACCGCTGGCCCCGCCGGGTCAGCTAGTCCTCTCCAACCAGagtgcttgggggggggggggcgctccagTCCTGCCTCGCTTCCTGGGTAACGGATTGGGTGCTGCTCGCCGGGGCCAGTGGGAAGCGGCGGGTCTCCTTGCTTTCTTCAGCAGTCTGCTTAGCTCTCTGCATCCAGAGTCCAAGCCgcagccctctccccacctccacttccAGATTCTTCAGGAGAGAGGATCTCGGATGTAAACGCCAGAATCCTAAACGTGGAGAGCGCCCCGGCAGAGCACCTCTGGAAGCTAAATCTCGCTCCTGTACAGTGACAGCTGCTGCAAAGCGAAGCTGAGCCTGGCCCCCGTGGAGAGTGTTCTGGTCAAACCAAAGGAACCGGCACCCCACCCGCAGGAACCTGAAGACAGACGTAACTTCCGGCTGCAGAATACCTTTTCAGAAACCTGCTTTGTGTTCTTAGCCAGCGTTCTAACAAACCTTTACACCCGCATCTGGGCTGGGTTCCCAGTGGGagctggggccgggggaggggagaggaagcggAGCAGAGGGCACAGTCCCTGAGCTGTGCCCGGCTTCCACCTGAGTGTGCCGAGGTGGCGCTCTGTaaccctcttcccttccttctatgCACCGCATACTAACGTAGAGGACCAACGCAGAGGAGTCTAGCTCCCCTTTGTCGAACTGAACTGAGGGTTTTGATAAAAGATGGAGTACCCCACATTCCTATGAACTAAGCCTCTCTGAGGAAAGGGAGGATGGGGCGTCCTTGCTTGTGGTTGGAGGCTGGGGAGTGCTGCTCGGGTTTGGGCCGTTCAGCTGCTGCCATGTTCAGCTTCGCCCCGTTTGCCTCCGgaagcctgggccggccaggcGGCTTGCCTTCTTGCCAGGAAGAGGTTGGAGGCAGGCGGCATTCTGCACCGGATGAGACCGACAGATGGGGGCTGTAGGTAGTCCGTGTCACTGCTTCTGCGGCCTTCTCTTACCCTCCCTTGGGccctcttccttccctgactTTTTAAACTGGATAAAGGGACTTTGGACCCCTGGTGGCTTGGGGTGGGGATGGCTGTTTCTTTAAGAGTTGCCAAATGTGTCCTGTTATGGTGTCCAAAGTGTTATTTCTGTGCTTGTCTCCTGGAAATGCCTTGACGGAACATGTaatatttgtgtgtgtctctTGGTCGCTCACTTTGGCAGCCCTGCCCCACAGCCTTGGTGACCCCACACCTTCCCGCTGGAGTGTATGCGTTTGCCGGGCAGCCTGAGGACTCCCGTCCCTGACCCGCCCGCACCGCACCGTCACCTCTCTTTGTGGAGTTCCATGCCCTTGAGGACCAAACGCTTGTTTGCCCGGGGGAGCTgcgctgtggccacagagctcgTACCGGACCTCCCCTCGGCGTTGAGTCTCAGCAGCTGTGAGTGCGTGGGGCCGGGAAGCCTGTGCTTCCCTGATGGCCCTGAGCGTGGCAGGTGGGCCAGAGACGGGGCGGGGCCTCGCGAACACCCGTCTGTCAGCCACCGCCAGCCAGTCGCTTCTGGTTTCTGCAAAGCTGAGGTTCCCTCTGCTCCGCAGCTCAACAGCTTGCTAGGGGGCCTGGGGTCGTAATTTTTGGATGTGAATATAGACTGTGCCAAATGTCTCTTGAGCTTGTGACCTGCGCATGCCCAGAATTCTCACTTTGACCTGATTTCTCTGTGTAAAGTAGGATAGACGTGTGTCTGCTGACAGACGAGGCTGCacgccagcctgaggtgcagatTGGCACCTCAGAAGTCTGGCAGGTGCCTAGGATTTTTACAGCTGTGACATGTCGAGGAACTTCTGCCTACAGTAAAGGCCGTCACCTTTCAGAAAGGTGGTAGGCATCCATCCTGTCAtctgtcgggggggggggtgttaaatGTCAGGGAAAAGCGGCTCTGACAGGACAGAGGACTGGAGGAGGTCTCTGCACAATGGAATAAGGGACCTCAAATAAAGGAGGGCGGGACGCGCCCAGTGAGACGTGCTTTCCGGGCACTGGGCGTGCTGGTAACCAGCCTGGTCCCGGGCCGCAGGCACGGCAAGCCCCTGGGGAATGCATCTCCTCGCAGAAACCCGCAGCGGCCTGTACAGGGCTGCCGAGCTGCTCAGCGCTCTGAGACGCAGCCTAAGTGACCGCTCTTCTCTCCTCGAGGGCTGGCTTTCACCaagctcccctcctcctggcagccCGGTGACCCTTTAAGTGGCTCCAACGCTCCAGAAATCTCAGATGATTTGTTTCTTAAGGTTTCTGGAAAAGTATTTTACCCAAACCCTTTATGAGCCAAGTGGGTATTTTTCTTAAAAGCCTTCTCCCCCTGGTAGAGTCTGGCTAATTCAGAGAGAGGTCTGGccattggcttgtgggtgtcacaTGACCAGTGACGCATCCTCTCCAGCTTCCCAGTGCTGCCAGTGGGGAGTGTCTTCCTGCTTCATTCTCTGCCCAGGTCTGTGGCCACAGGCCATGCGGGCCGAGTGACAGACAGTAGTGGGCTTGTCATGTCCTCAGGACTGCTCTTTGCCCTTGGCAGTgaggggggacccagcccctgcAGTTGTAGCTGATCTCAGGGGTGTCGGGAGGAAGGGACAGCTGCTGAGGGGGTAGGACTGAGAGGACACCCACACCCTGCAGCGTGGCCTTTGATCCAGACGTTCGGGACCATGCCCATCACCTGTGGGTGCCCTTTATGGCTGAGTGCTTGAAGAGTCTGAAATGGTGTGACCTTTTCCTCGTTTCTTTTGGTCAATAAACACATGGAACGAACTGCTGAATCTCGAGACCTTTGGTGTGTGTTTCCCAGTATCGCCAGCTCCTGTGTCCACCGTCACCATTCATGCTCCTCCAAGCCCTCCCAGGAGGTGAACGGCACCTCTTCCCGCCCGGCCTCCCGCTGCCAGAACTGCCCGAGGGGGTGTGGGGCCGCCTTCCTCCCCGCTTTCATTCTCCTGAATCTGAAAGGACTCGGTGCTGAGAACCAGAAGGTGGGACAGATGGGCTACCCACAGGGCTGGAAAGAGACGGGGAGGGGTATGAGGTGtttttgtagtttttcttttcatttgtttttattgatttcagagagaagaagggagagggagagagagaaacatcaatgagagagagacattgagcagctgcctcctgcacgccccctactgggaatggagcccacaacctaggcctgtgccctgactgcgattgaaccgtgacctcttggttcatgggggtgacactcaaccaaatgagccacacgggccgggtgAGATGCTTATTAAGGGAAAAACAGTCCTCCTGGAAGAGGATAAGTGACTAGGGAGCCCATTTTCTCTGCAAGGTGGAGGGGAAGAAATGTGAGGACCCATCACTTTAGGCACCAGGCAGCGTGTGGGACCCTCAAAAGGCCTttgtcttctcccctctcccccacagggAGACAACTGTACACAAAGGTCAAGAACAAGGTACAAGGTGGTAGCAGCCAGGGTCCAATGAGAGGGAGACCCCGGTGTAACAGGTTGTGGGGAAAGGAAAGGGCCCAGGGACACACTGAGATGTCGCAGGTGTCGTGATGACAAGACGCTCCCGGGccccaggagcagaggggagaCGTTAGGGCTCTGAAAAGGGGGATGCCGCCGTCCCGGGGCTCAGGAAAGCTGGGTCTAACGGTGTAGAGACACAAAGGACACACTGCTGGGAGCTGCCCGCTGCCCGAGAGAAGCTGCAGCGCTGTGGctgctcagctggttggagcatcaccccaggcaccaaaaggttgagggttcgggcacatacctaggttgtgggttcgatccctggttggggcaaggACGGGAGGCAAACCGatgaatgtttctcacatcgatggttctgtctcccttcctctctctaaaatcaaacatatctccggtgaggataaaaacacacacacaaataataaagatcttttcctctccccagcaggaggcagcacagTGCCAACAGTCATTGTCCTGGCGTCTGAAAGAGTCACACCTGTTTCTTACTCCTcacactggctgggtgggtgAGAGAACACCCTGTttgtgaggggcagggcaggccctaTGGTTACTTGATGTCCCATGGTTAGGTTGCAGGAGCTGTATCTCAGAAGGAAAAGAGTTCATCTGCGAAAGAAGGCGAGGATCTACTCCAAAACGCTGGCCTTCTGCCTGCTCAGGCTCCCGGGAGGGCTTGCTGGCGGCTGCAGGCAGCACCGGCCGGAACAGATCCCTGACAGTGGCCGAATCTGCTCAGTCACAACGCCCAGGTGGCAGCCTCCAACTAAACTTGCACCAAGAATCACACCCACCACACATTCTCATCAGGAAAGCTTTCCACTGGAGGGAACCGTTACTCCATTAAGCCAGTTTAATTCCTTGATCGGTTTTCTATGCAGTGCAATTAAGTTGTTTCCAcgttttctattttcattttacgtaaaaatattttcatgaaggcccagccagcttggctcagtgattgagcattgacctatgaaccagaaggtcacagttcgattcccggtcagggcacatgcccaggtttcgggcttgatccccagtatggagtgtgcaggaggcagctgatcgatgtttctctctcattgatatttctctctgtccctctccctttctctctctctcaaatcagtaaaacagCCCAgtcggcgtagctcagtggttgagcatcaacctatgaaccaggaggtcacggttcagttccggtcagggcacatgcccaggttgcgagctggatccccagtgtggggtgtgcaggaggcaatcggtgattctcatcattaatgtttctatcgctccctctcccttcctctctgaaatcaataaaaatatattttttaaaaaagcaataaaacatttcaaaaaattcaaatgacaatttaaaaaaatatttccattaagACTGATGTTTTCCATGTTGATTTTATGGTGGAATTTATAGTTTTTGCCCTTGTGAGCTTTCTTTTGAGGCTATTATTTCCTCCAAGTCAAATTTGGCAGCTCAAAACCTAAGTTTCATAACTTTTTGAAGCAAAAAAGTGATATATTGCAAACTGCTCAGGACATTTGTCCTGTTGGACAgggaagaatgagaaagagaaagactcagaagaagccctcagggtaATGAGGGTCTCTCTCCAGTTTTGCTCAGCCCTCTTTTCCTCCTGAGGGTCAGGACCAGAGTGGGAAGCAACAATCTTTAGGATCACCAATCAGATAATGATCGGATCATCCACTCTAGACCAAGAGGGGGCCTTGAAATACCATCTCCTACCACAACCCTGTTGATTCATCAGAGAAGAACCATGGTCCAGAGAGACTTAACGAATTGCCCAAGATCCTACTGCCACTGAGTTGCCATTTCCCCCCTCGGGTTCGTATTGAGTCCCTCACGTCCACTGCAGGTGGCCCCAGGTGCAGCAGCGGCTCTGCCTCCTGGGACGCAGGCTCCGGAATGAGGAAGACATGGACAGGCAGAGCGCGTCAGCACCGCAGCAGGCCCAGCGGCGCACCTTCCCCGCTGACGTCACAAGCAGGATGCTGGGGCTGGTCCCTCTTGGATTGTGACGTCAGGAAGCAAAATTGCAGACagtcagagggggtggggggcagctagATAGGAAGACTGCAAAACACAGCCGAAGGGAAAGGTGAGATGGTGGCCGTCAGCCCCAGAGAGAtgcaagggtggggtgggaacccaCTAGACTGATGGGGACCCTCCCAGCAGCTGGTGAAACGGGACCAGGGGCAAGGGCCCTGCACCTGAGTGCCCGCGGGCTCTCTTCCCTCCCGACAGGGCACACGCCTCTGGCTCCCCCTGACATGCAGAGAGTTTCACGTAAGTACCTGtgctttcctgccttcctgccgaTGGGCCAGGGACGCGGTTCCTTTCCCTTGTCATGTGACTGCTTTCTGCCACCCACCCTCTGGTCCGGGACTTGTTCCAGGAATTAGGGACCAGGAGAACACAATCCCCAACTTCTGTCCCCGCTACGGGTTGACGGATGGCACCGTCCCCGTCCCCCGTGGGCAGACGGCTGCTTCTCAGAGGAGTGCTGTACGCCTGTCAGGCCCCCTCGGCTCCTGCCTAGGCTTCCGCATGGCTTTGCTCCGTCTCCCCAGAGCCCGTCCAGGACCACGTCCCGGCCCCGcagccccccgcccagccctccAGACCTCCGTCAGGCCAGCTCCCGCTGAGGAACAACGGCAACCTCTGCAAGTTCGAGGACCAGGTCCTCTGTCCCATTTGCCTGGAGGTGTTCCGCAGCCCGGTCACCACCGCCTGCGGCCACAACTTCTGCATGACCTGCCTCCAGGGGTTCTGGGACCACCAGGCGGCCGTGGGCGAGACCCTCTACTGCCCCCAGTGCCGAGAGAGCTTCGCCTCCAGGCCGCGCCTCTGCAAGAACGTCACCCTGGAGGAGATGGTGACCTGCTTCACCCAGGCCAAGAGCCCGCCCTCGGCGGCGTCCGCCTGGAAGCTGGCCGGGCCCCGGGACGTGCCCTGCGACTTCTGCGGCCCCCAGAAGCGCAGGGCCGTCAAGTCGTGCCTGCAGTGCATGGGCTCCCTGTGCGAGAAGCACCTGCGCAGCCACTCGGAGGACCAGGTGTTCCGGGACCACCAGCTCCTGGAGCCCCTGTGGGACTTCAAGAGCTGCCTGTGCCGGAAGCACCGCAAGCTGCGCGGGCTGTACTGCCGCACGGAGGGCTGCTGCGTGTGCGGGACCTGCCTGCTGGAGGAGCACCGGAACCACGACACCATCCCCCTGCAGGAGGAGCGCGCCCgcagggaggtgaggcgggagcCCGGGGCCTGGGGCTCTGAGTCTTTCACGGAAGGTGCAAGTCTTTcccaagcccctcccccatccccacctctaccccacccccaccccgccacctccACACACCTTTCCCGGGAGGAAAATTCTGCAGCCGTTAAAGTGTGGCcaagagccctagccggcttggctcagtggatagagtgtcagcctgcccactcaagggtcccaggttcgattccggccaagggcacatgcctgggttgcaggctcgatctccactgggcaggaggcagccaatcaatgattctctgtcatcattgatgtttctatctctctccttctccctttcctctctgaaatcaataaagaaatatatatatatatatttttaaaagtgtggccAAGAGGGTCACGCGTGACATGAAACAGTGCTGGCCAGTCAAGTGACTAAGGATCCCACATGGTCTGTATGAACCCTATGATCAGCGGCTTTGGGGTGGGTTTTTTTGCACCGAACGGAAGAAAGGAAAGGCTGAAAGAAAAGATACAAAACTGCAAACACGACGTCCTCCTGTGTGAGGCCATCCTGTCACGTATGTCCTACAGCAGCGCTGTTCCAACACAGCCTCTGTTCACGGTCCACGGCAAGGAGCTCGCGCCGAAGGCGAGCCAGTTCATCACGATCGTGTGATGAGCTGACACCCTCTCCTTGGCAAGACTTTCTCAACGAGAAAGCAGCGAGTTGATTTACCGTCTGGCACGAGCTTCTCGTTTCGCTGCGGGTCGGCAGCAGTTCCTGGACAGGCACCTGGACTAGCGCAGTTCTAGCTGTAATCCATCGGGAGGCAGGAAAACGCCCGTCGCCGGGCAGGGGAGACTCAAGGCTTATGTAGAAGGACTGGGCCTGGCAGCGCTGATGTGCCCTTTTTCGACCCactgcctcccaggcctctgaAGCCACTGACCCCTCCACAACCCCTTCTTGTGACCTGAAACCCGAAGGTCATTACTGCCAGGAGCGGAGAACCTGACTCCTAAAAACGGGGAGAGACCGGGAGCAGAGGGGTGGGCCCTCGGCCGGCGCCCCTTCAGCTCTGCTCTTtcccatcctcatcctcatcccctTGAAACCTCTTTAGAATGTAAGAGGAATAGCTCTTCTGGGCTTGGACATGGGGCTGCTTGCAGAAGGCTTCTCCTAGGCGCCCCCTCCATCAGGGGCCCTCTCCTCCGCTCCCCCCGTCACCCAGGTCGAGTTGCGGCAAGTCCAGGCCAACGTGGAGAACCAAATGCTGATGATCACCTCCGACAGCCAGAAGCACCGCGAGCAGGTGGCCTTCCTCCTGGTGAGGCTGCCCGCCCGCCCTCGGCCCCGGCTGCCCCAGCGCCCTGCGTCAGGCGGAGGGGACTCTGAGGGCTTGGcgtggatggggtgggggcaggcggaCAGACACGGGATCCTAGGTGGGCTGGGGACCATGACATGGCAGGTAGCAGGGTGGAGCTCAGAGATGCCTCTCTCtgcaccctcccacctccccccccccagaaacTGATCCAGACAATGCGAGATGAGGTGCACTCCTGCTTCTCGGGGATCATCCAGGAAGTCAAACAGCTGCAGATGAAGGTCTTGGATTTTGTGGACAAAGAGGAGGCCGCCGCCCTGGAGAAGCTGGGCAGCTCCATCCAGCAGAGCCACAACTGGCTCCTGAAGCTGGAGGCGGACAGCATCTGGCTGCGCACGCTGCTCACCAACCCGAGCGACCAGCAGTTTCTGcaggcaagcccccaccccacctccgcgccaggccctgccaccacctccactcctccacccacAGACACACCATCAGCGTTTGGGGCGGCGTCACCGGTCCAGGCCATCTGTCCTGAGCTTACACCCACAcccttggcttcctccacctcAGCACCCAGCCTGACCCTCACATTCCTGCCTTCATTTCCCTGGAACAGAGCGGGTGTACCCTAGGGTTCTGGGCACCTGACCGGCTAAGTTTCTCCACACGCCCCCAGAACCATGTACAGAGCCCGGATGGAAATCCCATttcttccctcagcccagcctggcgcCACGGCCTGGTTGGGTGCTACTGCAGGGGGGCACCAGGCAGGGTAGCTGGTGGGGTCAGGTGAAGGTTGGGGGGCAGCTTTCTCtatgggcggggccgggggctgcCCCAACCCGGTGCTTGGAACTCCTAGCACAGCTCTCCTTTCTTCAGCGGCCATTGCACCCCAACAGACTT
Protein-coding sequences here:
- the LOC103298405 gene encoding E3 ubiquitin-protein ligase TRIM47-like, with protein sequence MQRVSQPVQDHVPAPQPPAQPSRPPSGQLPLRNNGNLCKFEDQVLCPICLEVFRSPVTTACGHNFCMTCLQGFWDHQAAVGETLYCPQCRESFASRPRLCKNVTLEEMVTCFTQAKSPPSAASAWKLAGPRDVPCDFCGPQKRRAVKSCLQCMGSLCEKHLRSHSEDQVFRDHQLLEPLWDFKSCLCRKHRKLRGLYCRTEGCCVCGTCLLEEHRNHDTIPLQEERARREVELRQVQANVENQMLMITSDSQKHREQVAFLLKLIQTMRDEVHSCFSGIIQEVKQLQMKVLDFVDKEEAAALEKLGSSIQQSHNWLLKLEADSIWLRTLLTNPSDQQFLQEFPRLKNFQDCMEPLMGTSWEEKQSFLQLPQTLAELRSRLVGMGLGFVNQLLLQGIKMNSYEVLPTTMDRKTLLKSYCNLKFDPASASEELFLFKETHSVLNLGVLLEPFPAGGPLPGFKQWPQVLCSRGLAEGRHYWEAEVSNSWVCLGVTYRRSPPPSGRPRGSIVYLLGRNPDSWCLEWDSLRFSVWHNNTQTVLQGGYHRTLGVALDCGAGCLSFYGVAGGVSLLYRFLASFLEPLYPAVMVSSGALVTLKQV